The following coding sequences are from one Triticum aestivum cultivar Chinese Spring chromosome 5A, IWGSC CS RefSeq v2.1, whole genome shotgun sequence window:
- the LOC123103434 gene encoding uncharacterized protein isoform X2 has product MSTSRSPWKPRSPRSILIVTTGNDYKRKTHKVSEIRRGWGRSCVAAPGGSIYSARRMLSKEFGSDVNSAGAGGYSMGQKSGGLVAVPRCTTAVRRPYAQRWRDGCEMYRSGSDDITR; this is encoded by the exons ATGTCCACATCGCGCTCTCCCTGGAAGCCCCGCTCCCCGCGCTCCATTTTGATAGTCACCACAGGGAACGACTACAAGAGGAAGACGCACAAG GTGTCCGAGATTCGCCGGGGATGGGGAAGGTCATGCGTCGCTGCGCCGGGAGGCAGCATCTACTCTGCTAGAAGAATGCTAAGCAAA GAATTTGGATCAGATGTCAATAGCGCAGGGGCAGGGGGCTACTCGATGGGCCAAAAAAGCGGAGGTTTGGTTGCAGTTCCCAGATGCACAACAGCGGTGCGGCGCCCATATGCACAACGGTGGCGCGACGGCTGCGAGATGTACAGAAGTG GTAGTGATGACATTACGCGGTGA
- the LOC123103434 gene encoding uncharacterized protein isoform X1, which translates to MSTSRSPWKPRSPRSILIVTTGNDYKRKTHKVSEIRRGWGRSCVAAPGGSIYSARRMLSKMSIAQGQGATRWAKKAEVWLQFPDAQQRCGAHMHNGGATAARCTEVVVMTLRGDCGLWRQRTKHGSDS; encoded by the exons ATGTCCACATCGCGCTCTCCCTGGAAGCCCCGCTCCCCGCGCTCCATTTTGATAGTCACCACAGGGAACGACTACAAGAGGAAGACGCACAAG GTGTCCGAGATTCGCCGGGGATGGGGAAGGTCATGCGTCGCTGCGCCGGGAGGCAGCATCTACTCTGCTAGAAGAATGCTAAGCAAA ATGTCAATAGCGCAGGGGCAGGGGGCTACTCGATGGGCCAAAAAAGCGGAGGTTTGGTTGCAGTTCCCAGATGCACAACAGCGGTGCGGCGCCCATATGCACAACGGTGGCGCGACGGCTGCGAGATGTACAGAAGTG GTAGTGATGACATTACGCGGTGACTGTGGACTCTGGCGTCAAAGGACAAAACATGGTTCAG ATTCATAA